The Nocardia vinacea genome contains the following window.
GCGGGAAGCCGATATCCACGCGCGACTGCTCGTACCATTCGTCGACCCAGCCGGGATCCTCCGGACCCTCGATCACGGGAATCACCGTGAGCCAAGGTAATTCGTTCGCCAGCAGGAACAGCATGTCATCGGCGTAGAGGTCGCGCGGGGAGCGCCCGCCGACGAACAGGTAGGTGGGCGGCGGATCCTCGTGGCGGGCGAGGTCGAGAATCTGGGAGCGCATCGGGGCCAGCCCGGTGCCGCCCGCGATCATCACCACCTCGTCGCCGTACGGATCCACGGCGAGGGTGCCGAGGGGAGCGCTGATCTGCCATTCGTCGCCCAATTGAGTGTCGGCGACGATACTGCCGCTGCACCAGCCGCCTGGCACGGCGCGCACGTGGAATTCCAGCTTGCCGTCCAGCGACGGCGGCAGCGCGGGGGAGAGCCGACGGCGCATCCCCGGATGCTGCGGCACTCGGACCTCGACCGACTGTCCCGCGAGAAACGGGACGTACTCACCGATCAGACGGATAACCGCGATGTCGTGGCGCAGCCGGTGGTGACCGACGACGGTCGACTTCCATTCGGGCGCCGCACCATTGCTGTGCGGGCTCGGATCAATTGTCATTACTTCTCTCACACGGGATCTGAGCTGATTACCGACTCAGGGGTACCCACCGCCATCAGGGCGCGACGGGTGTCGGCGATCATCCGGGCCGAACCGGCGATCTGGATCTGCCGGTCGGCCCATGAGCCGAAGCTGGCGACAACCGCGCCCAGATTACCGATCAGGCGGCGGTGCATGCCGTACGGCTCGTCCTGCGGTGGATGCGGATACCACCACGGGTTGGTCT
Protein-coding sequences here:
- a CDS encoding FAD-binding oxidoreductase, producing MTIDPSPHSNGAAPEWKSTVVGHHRLRHDIAVIRLIGEYVPFLAGQSVEVRVPQHPGMRRRLSPALPPSLDGKLEFHVRAVPGGWCSGSIVADTQLGDEWQISAPLGTLAVDPYGDEVVMIAGGTGLAPMRSQILDLARHEDPPPTYLFVGGRSPRDLYADDMLFLLANELPWLTVIPVIEGPEDPGWVDEWYEQSRVDIGFPLDDMLFGTLADVVGSHGAFDHHQVLVCGSPNMVRVTLDRLVETGTPAAAIQFEGL